In the Populus trichocarpa isolate Nisqually-1 chromosome 1, P.trichocarpa_v4.1, whole genome shotgun sequence genome, one interval contains:
- the LOC7475119 gene encoding phospholipase D alpha 1 — translation MAQILLHGNLHVTIYEVDKIGEGGGHGFFHKLVGKVGEKVGIGNGISRLYATIDLEKARVGRTRILENEATNPRWYESFHIYCAHMASNVIFTVKDVNPIGATLIGRAYIPVEEILDGEEIDRWVEILDGDKNPIRAGSKIHVKLQYFDITNDHNWGRGIRGSKYPGVPYTFYSQRQGCRVSLYQDAHIPDKFIPKIPLASGEYYEPHRCWEDVFDAITNAKHLIYITGWSVYTEISLVRDSRRPKPGGDITLGELLKKKASEGVRVLMLIWDDRTSVGLLKRDGLMATHDEETEHYFQNTDVHCILCPRNPDDGGSIVQDLQISTMFTHHQKIVVVDSAMPNGDSQRRRIVSYIGGIDLCDGRYDTPFHSLFRTLDTAHHDDFHQPNFTGASIQKGGPREPWHDIHSRLEGPIAWDVLFNFEQRWKKQGGKDLLVQLRELEDVIIPPSPVTYPDDHETWNVQLFRSIDGGAAFGFPETPEDAAKAGLVSGKDNIIDRSIQDAYINAIRRAKNFIYIENQYFLGSSFCWSADGIKPEDINALHLIPKELSLKIVSKIEAGERFTVYVVVPMWPEGIPESASVQAILDWQRRTMDMMYKDVIQALRAKGLEEDPRNYLTFFCLGNREVKKSGEYEPSEKPEPDSDYIRAQEARRFMIYVHAKMMIVDDEYIIIGSANINQRSMDGARDSEIAMGGYQPYHLATRQPARGQIHGFRLGLWYEHLGMLDDTFLKPENEDCIRKVNQIADKYWDLYSSETLEGDLPGHLLRYPIGISSEGNVTELPGTEYFPDTKARVLGAKSDYMPPILTT, via the exons ATGGCGCAGATTTTGTTGCACGGGAATTTACATGTGACGATCTATGAGGTGGATAAGATCGGGGAGGGTGGTGGTCATGGCTTCTTCCACAAG CTCGTGGGGAAAGTTGGGGAGAAAGTTGGTATTGGCAACGGAATCAGCAGACTCTATGCAACTATTGATCTAGAAAAGGCTAGAGTTGGGAGGACCAGAATCCTTGAAAATGAAGCAACCAACCCAAGGTGGTATGAGTCTTTTCACATTTACTGTGCTCATATGGCCTCAAATGTTATTTTCACAGTCAAGGATGTTAATCCAATTGGGGCAACCTTGATCGGAAGAGCATATATACCTGTTGAAGAAATCCTAGATGGGGAAGAAATAGATAGATGGGTTGAGATATTGGATGGAGACAAAAATCCAATTCGTGCAGGTTCCAAGATCCATGTGAAGCTACAATACTTTGATATCACAAACGACCATAATTGGGGCCGTGGCATCAGAGGTTCAAAATATCCTGGAGTACCTTATACATTCTACTCTCAGAGACAAGGGTGTAGGGTTTCTCTGTACCAAGATGCTCATATACCAGACAAATTTATTCCAAAAATCCCTCTTGCTTCAGGAGAGTACTATGAGCCCCACAGATGTTGGGAAGATGTCTTTGATGCAATCACAAATGCAAAGCACTTGATCTACATCACTGGCTGGTCTGTTTATACTGAAATCAGTCTGGTAAGGGATTCAAGGAGGCCAAAGCCTGGCGGAGACATCACTCTGGGTGAGCTGCTGAAGAAGAAGGCAAGTGAAGGTGTTAGGGTTCTTATGCTTATTTGGGATGACAGAACCTCTGTTGGTTTGCTGAAAAGGGATGGACTGATGGCCACCCATGATGAAGAAACTGAGCACTACTTCCAGAATACGGATGTGCACTGTATCTTGTGTCCTCGAAATCCTGATGATGGTGGAAGCATTGTTCAGGATCTGCAAATATCTACTATGTTCACTCATCACCAGAAGATTGTGGTAGTGGACAGTGCAATGCCTAATGGAGATTCCCAGCGGAGGAGAATTGTTAGTTATATTGGGGGGATTGATCTTTGTGATGGGAGATACGATACCCCCTTCCATTCCCTTTTTAGGACATTGGACACTGCTCACCATGATGATTTTCACCAGCCCAACTTTACCGGTGCGTCAATTCAAAAAGGTGGTCCCAGAGAACCTTGGCATGACATCCATTCCCGGCTTGAGGGACCTATTGCTTGGGAtgtcttgtttaattttgaacAGAGATGGAAGAAGCAAGGTGGTAAAGATTTACTTGTTCAGCTGAGAGAGTTGGAAGATGTCATCATTCCACCTTCTCCAGTTACGTACCCTGATGATCATGAGACATGGAATGTGCAGTTATTTAGATCCATTGATGGTGGGGCTGCATTTGGTTTCCCGGAGACACCCGAAGATGCAGCCAAAGCTGGGCTTGTCAGCGGAAAGGATAATATCATTGATCGAAGCATTCAAGATGCCTACATTAATGCTATTCGGCGTGCGAAGAATTTCATCTATATTGAGAATCAGTATTTTCTTGGGAGTTCTTTTTGCTGGAGTGCTGATGGTATTAAGCCGGAGGACATTAATGCTTTGCATCTAATTCCAaaagagctttcacttaagATAGTTAGCAAGATTGAGGCAGGGGAGAGGTTCACTGTTTATGTTGTTGTTCCAATGTGGCCAGAGGGAATACCAGAGAGTGCATCAGTTCAGGCAATATTAGACTGGCAGAGGAGGACAATGGACATGATGTATAAAGATGTCATTCAGGCTCTCAGAGCCAAGGGGCTTGAAGAAGATCCTCGGAACTACTTGACATTTTTCTGCCTTGGGAATCGTGAGGTGAAGAAAAGTGGAGAATATGAACCTTCAGAAAAACCAGAGCCTGATTCAGATTACATCCGGGCCCAGGAGGCCAGGCGCTTCATGATTTATGTTCATGCAAAGATGATGATTG TTGATGACGAATACATCATTATTGGGTCTGCCAACATTAATCAGAGATCCATGGATGGTGCCagggactcagaaatagccATGGGAGGATACCAGCCATATCACTTGGCAACCAGACAGCCTGCACGAGGCCAGATCCATGGATTCCGCTTGGGATTATGGTACGAACACCTTGGCATGCTGGATGACACCTTCCTTAAACCAGAAAATGAAGATTGCATTAGGAAGGTGAACCAGATTGCTGACAAATACTGGGACTTGTATTCCAGTGAGACACTTGAGGGTGATCTACCAGGTCATTTGCTCCGTTACCCCATTGGAATTTCCAGCGAAGGAAATGTTACAGAACTGCCTGGAACAGAGTACTTCCCTGACACAAAGGCTCGTGTTCTCGGTGCCAAATCTGATTACATGCCTCCCATCCTTACTACTTAA